From Capra hircus breed San Clemente chromosome 1, ASM170441v1, whole genome shotgun sequence, the proteins below share one genomic window:
- the LOC102188254 gene encoding olfactory receptor 5AC1-like, translating into MAEENMTLVTEFVLTGLTDLPGLQVPLFLVFLIIYLTTMVGNLGLIFLIWKDPHLHTPMYSFLGSLAFADACLSSSVTPKMLVNTLDKSQMMSLFECMAQYYFFGSSATTECFLLVVMAYDRYVAICNPLLYPVVMSHRLCTWLISASYAIGFLHPIIHVGLLSRLSFCRSNIIHHFYCEILPLFTISCTDPSINALVVFIFAAFIQAFTFMGIIVSYTCVLFAILRKKSAKGRSKAFSTCSAHLLSVSLFYGTLFFMYVRPGSGQDQYQDKMYSLFYTIIIPLLNPFIYSLRNKEVLDALRIIIKI; encoded by the coding sequence ATGGCAGAAGAAAATATGACTCTGGTGACAGAATTTGTTCTCACAGGACTCACAGATCTCCCAGGACTACAGGTCCCCCTGTTCCTGGTGTTTCTGATCATCTACCTCACCACCATGGTGGGCAACCTTGGACtgatttttctcatctggaaggACCCCCATcttcacacccccatgtactcATTCCTGGGCAGCTTGGCCTTTGCAGATGCTTGCTTGTCATCTTCTGTGACTCCCAAGATGCTTGTCAACACCTTAGACAAGAGTCAAATGATGTCTCTCTTTGAGTGCATGGCTCAATACTATTTTTTTGGTTCCAGTGCCACCACAGAGTGTTTCCTCCTGGtggtgatggcctatgaccgctatgtaGCCATATGCAACCCCTTGCTTTACCCAGTGGTGATGTCCCACAGACTCTGCACTTGGTTGATAAGTGCATCATATGCAATTGGTTTTCTGCATCCTATAATACATGTAGGATTATTATCTAGATTATCTTTCTGCAGGTCTAATATAATACATCATTTCTACTGTGAAATCTTGCCACTTTTTACAATTTCTTGCACTGATCCATCTATTAATGCAttagtggtttttatttttgctgctttTATACAGGCTTTTACTTTTATGGGTATTATAGTCTCCTATACTTGTGTCCTCTTTGCCATCCTGAGAAAGAAGTCTGCAAAGGGCAGGAGCAAAGCCTTCTCCACGTGCAGCGCCCATCTTCTATCTGTTTCCTTGTTCTATGGCACTCTCTTCTTCATGTATGTGCGTCCAGGGTCTGGCCAGGATCAATATCAGGATAAAATGTATTCACTGTTCTACACGATTATAATTCCCCTGCTAAACCCTTTTATTTATAGCCTAAGAAACAAGGAAGTTTTAGATGCacttagaataataataaagatataa